CGCTCAGCGGGGAGGCTGGCGACATACTGGCTGACGGCTTCGACGAATAGCAATTCGGAGAGCTTGGCGATGACCGTTGTCGAGCCGAGGCGCCCCGCCGCAATCTCGCTGACAGCGAAACGGAATGAGCTTTCAATCCAGGCTCCCGAGGCCGTCGCGCGCAAGTCTAATTTCAACAAGGATGGTAGCGACGAAAGCAACGGATTGAAGGGTGTTTCAGAGCCGAGGAATCCGCACAATAACTGCGTGACCTCGCCGCCCCCCCCGTACTTGATTCGTGAAATAGAGCCGACTTCTGGCGGCTGAATAACGTCGCCCGCCAACATGGGCGCAATGCTCAGGTCGCTGCCAAAAGAATGAGCGTCATTGTGAGGAAGCAGAACGAGTTCGCCTGCCCGCACGTCAATGGCGTCACCACCGTCGACTTGTAATTGCATATGCCCCGCGGCGACAAAATGCGACGCAATGATATGTCGAGGTGCCGCCAGGAACGGTTTGCAATCGTCCGCCGAGATTCTTCCCTTGATGCACCAGGGCGCAGTGAATTCCGACTCGAGGAAGACCCCTCCAGACAGCCGAATCACACGCAACACATCAGAAAACGCATCCAACAATTGCCAGCCCTCCTTTCCGGAGTCCGGAGCATGTAATCAGGCGGACCGGTCATTCATCGCCTGAACGGCGAGGCCTAGATTAGCACCAACGCGGACTCAGCGATCGAGACTGTCCCCAGAGGCTTCACCGCTGGTCATTCGCCCGACGTTAACCGTAATTGCCCCATTCCAACTCGACCAGGCAAGCAGGAGATCGATATGAACACCGTTGCTACCCTACCCCGCTCAGATTCGGACAACGCCGCCCGTTATGCTCAACTGGTCAGATCATCGAAGAAAGCGGAATGGCAGATCGAACGTGATTTGCTGCAAGACCGGAGTTTCGACTTCTCGCGCAAATTCTTGCCCGACGGGCTGTCGCGAATCGACCGCCTGACCTTTCTCGCCGCGGACGAGGCGCGCCTGCTCAGTCAGATTCAGGGCCGAACCTATGCGTATATCTTTGGCTTGGTCGAGCGTTTTATTAGCGCCAAAATGCTCGATCAAGGTCG
The window above is part of the Pseudomonas sp. B21-048 genome. Proteins encoded here:
- a CDS encoding AraC family transcriptional regulator, with the translated sequence MLDAFSDVLRVIRLSGGVFLESEFTAPWCIKGRISADDCKPFLAAPRHIIASHFVAAGHMQLQVDGGDAIDVRAGELVLLPHNDAHSFGSDLSIAPMLAGDVIQPPEVGSISRIKYGGGGEVTQLLCGFLGSETPFNPLLSSLPSLLKLDLRATASGAWIESSFRFAVSEIAAGRLGSTTVIAKLSELLFVEAVSQYVASLPAERRGWLAGLRDPHIGRALALLHARPTEGWTAEALALEVGMSRSVFAERFTALVGQPPMQYLTLWRMHVAAQQLREGRGNVAQIGFAVGYESEAAFSRAFKRQFGTSPGTWRRQSA